One genomic region from Paroceanicella profunda encodes:
- a CDS encoding glucan biosynthesis protein — MNRRNFILSALAGAAVVQGSHVARAREADELAGLSPDDVFARVVERARALSGDSYDDRRMTFNGPFQNLNIRDYQAIRYKPDARVWLNDHLPFQMDLRAPGMVYDRPVTINIVSPEGATPLPFTPDLLEFDPAVFDGANRGRPDANGSSGLSWTGLRLYAPLNRPDGFDDFAIFQGASYFRAIARDTRYGLSARGLAIGTGDQKGEEFPWFSTFWVHRPQPGAQDLRIHALLESASLTGAYDFIIRPGGETTMDIHSVLFPRNEIAQVGVAPLTSMYLFGTDRRSRIDDFRNAVHDSSGLQMVTGHERRLWRPLTNPTTLQTSAFQDLNPTGFGLTQRQRSFDDYQDVKGHYERRPSAWVEPLGDWGEGAVVLVEIPLQNEFNDNIVAFWRPKDPLHAGERYDYSYRLFWSGATRDEMALARVMATRSGSAGSDGNRLYVIDFRGSPAAARDVTPKLEISAGEARNVVVQQLPRDGDVRVAFEYVPGDATSSEFSLFLETPDGPASETWMYRWTT, encoded by the coding sequence ATGAACCGGCGGAACTTCATTCTTTCGGCGCTCGCCGGTGCCGCCGTCGTTCAGGGATCACACGTTGCGCGGGCCCGCGAGGCCGACGAGCTTGCAGGGCTGTCGCCGGATGATGTCTTCGCGCGGGTCGTCGAGCGCGCCAGGGCCCTGTCGGGCGACTCCTACGATGATCGCCGGATGACGTTCAACGGACCTTTCCAGAACCTGAATATCCGCGACTACCAGGCCATTCGCTACAAGCCCGACGCCCGGGTGTGGCTGAATGACCATCTGCCCTTCCAGATGGACCTGCGCGCGCCCGGCATGGTCTATGACCGCCCCGTGACCATCAACATCGTCAGCCCCGAGGGCGCCACCCCGCTGCCCTTCACCCCGGACCTGCTGGAGTTCGACCCCGCGGTGTTCGACGGCGCGAATCGCGGCCGGCCGGACGCGAACGGCTCCTCCGGCCTGTCCTGGACCGGCCTGCGCCTCTACGCGCCGCTCAACCGCCCGGACGGGTTCGACGATTTCGCCATCTTCCAGGGGGCGAGCTATTTCCGCGCCATCGCCCGCGACACGCGCTACGGCCTCTCCGCCCGGGGGCTCGCCATCGGCACCGGCGACCAGAAGGGCGAGGAATTCCCCTGGTTCAGCACGTTCTGGGTGCACCGCCCGCAGCCCGGCGCGCAGGACCTGCGCATCCACGCCCTGCTGGAAAGCGCCTCGCTCACCGGCGCCTATGATTTCATCATCCGTCCCGGCGGCGAGACGACGATGGACATCCACTCCGTGCTCTTCCCGCGCAACGAGATCGCGCAGGTGGGCGTGGCCCCGCTCACCTCCATGTATCTCTTCGGCACCGACCGCCGCTCACGCATCGACGATTTCCGCAACGCGGTGCATGACAGCTCCGGCCTGCAGATGGTCACCGGGCACGAGCGGCGCCTGTGGCGGCCGCTCACCAACCCCACCACCTTGCAGACATCCGCTTTCCAGGACCTTAACCCGACCGGCTTCGGCCTCACCCAGCGCCAGCGCTCCTTCGATGATTACCAGGACGTGAAGGGCCATTACGAACGGCGCCCCTCCGCCTGGGTGGAACCGTTGGGAGACTGGGGAGAGGGCGCGGTGGTGCTGGTCGAGATCCCGCTGCAGAACGAGTTCAACGACAACATCGTGGCCTTCTGGCGCCCGAAGGACCCGCTGCACGCCGGCGAGCGCTACGATTACAGCTACCGGCTGTTCTGGTCCGGCGCCACGCGTGACGAGATGGCCCTCGCGCGCGTGATGGCCACGCGCTCCGGCTCCGCCGGCTCCGACGGCAACCGCCTCTACGTGATCGACTTCCGCGGCAGCCCCGCCGCGGCGCGAGACGTGACCCCGAAACTCGAGATCAGCGCCGGGGAGGCGCGCAACGTGGTGGTCCAGCAGCTCCCGCGGGACGGCGATGTCCGTGTGGCCTTCGAATACGTGCCGGGCGACGCCACGAGTTCCGAGTTCAGCCTGTTCCTTGAAACCCCCGACGGCCCCGCGTCGGAAACATGGATGTACCGATGGACGACGTGA
- the urtD gene encoding urea ABC transporter ATP-binding protein UrtD: MSVQLYLNDVHRSFDGFKAINGLSLAIDKGELRAVIGPNGAGKTTMMDIITGKTRPDTGEVFWNGTVDLTKVDEAGSARLGIGRKFQKPTVIESLTVEENIAISLKDDRSVFGTLLNRQSAEQAGRVTELLDLVRLTADRRRSAADLSHGQKQWLEIGMLLAQEPELLLVDEPAAGMTDDETMRTAELLRSLAGSHTVVVVEHDMEFVRALDCKVTVLHQGAVLAEGSLDHVSANPQVVEVYLGR; encoded by the coding sequence ATGAGTGTCCAGCTCTATCTCAACGACGTCCACCGCAGCTTCGACGGGTTCAAGGCCATCAACGGCCTCAGCCTTGCCATCGACAAGGGCGAGTTGCGCGCGGTGATCGGCCCGAACGGCGCCGGCAAGACCACGATGATGGACATCATCACCGGCAAGACCCGGCCGGACACCGGAGAGGTGTTCTGGAACGGCACCGTCGATCTCACCAAGGTCGACGAGGCCGGCTCCGCCCGGCTGGGCATCGGGCGCAAGTTCCAGAAACCCACGGTGATCGAGAGCCTCACGGTGGAGGAGAACATCGCCATTTCGCTGAAAGACGACCGCTCGGTGTTCGGCACGCTGCTGAACCGCCAGTCCGCCGAACAGGCCGGACGGGTGACCGAATTGCTCGACCTCGTGCGCCTGACGGCGGACCGCCGCCGCTCCGCCGCGGACCTCAGCCACGGCCAGAAGCAATGGCTGGAGATCGGCATGCTGCTGGCGCAGGAACCGGAGCTGCTGCTGGTCGATGAGCCCGCCGCCGGCATGACCGACGACGAGACCATGCGCACCGCCGAGCTCTTGCGCAGCCTCGCCGGCAGCCACACCGTGGTGGTGGTGGAGCATGACATGGAGTTCGTCCGTGCGCTCGACTGCAAGGTGACCGTGCTGCACCAGGGCGCGGTGCTGGCGGAGGGCTCGCTGGACCATGTCTCGGCCAATCCGCAGGTCGTCGAAGTCTATCTGGGGCGCTGA
- the urtC gene encoding urea ABC transporter permease subunit UrtC, translated as MFRRLIDFRMGIFLLVLFIFVVLVPMGNLAMEGKVVPSYIVALLGKYLCYALLAVALDLCWGFCGILSLGHGAFFALGGYAMGMHLMREIGPRGVYGNPVLPDFMVFLNWQELPWFWLGFDQFWFACLMVLAVPGALAFVFGWFAFRSRVTGVYLSIITQAMTYALMLAFFRNEMGFGGNNGLTDFKDVLGFDLSSDSTRAGLFVLSAVALAGGLLLAKWITTSKLGKVLVAVRDAESRTRFIGYRVEGYKLFVFVVSAMMAGVAGALYAPQVGIINPGEFSPANSIEIVIWVALGGRGTLVGAAMGAIIVVLAKTLLTGWLPEAWLYALGALFIFVTIFLPQGVLGAIEGGMGRARRRTPPKEAEA; from the coding sequence ATGTTCCGTCGTCTGATCGACTTCCGGATGGGGATCTTCCTCCTCGTCCTGTTCATCTTCGTGGTGCTGGTGCCCATGGGCAACCTGGCCATGGAGGGCAAGGTGGTGCCCAGCTACATCGTGGCCCTGCTGGGCAAATACCTGTGCTACGCGCTGCTTGCCGTGGCGCTGGACCTGTGCTGGGGCTTCTGCGGCATCCTCTCGCTCGGCCACGGGGCGTTCTTCGCGCTCGGCGGCTACGCCATGGGCATGCATCTGATGCGCGAGATCGGGCCGCGCGGGGTTTACGGAAACCCGGTGCTGCCGGATTTCATGGTGTTCCTGAACTGGCAGGAGCTGCCGTGGTTCTGGCTCGGCTTCGACCAGTTCTGGTTCGCCTGCCTCATGGTGCTGGCGGTGCCCGGGGCGCTGGCCTTCGTCTTCGGCTGGTTCGCCTTCCGCAGCCGCGTCACCGGCGTCTATCTCTCCATCATCACCCAGGCGATGACCTATGCGCTGATGCTCGCCTTCTTCCGCAACGAGATGGGCTTCGGCGGCAACAACGGCCTCACCGATTTCAAGGACGTGCTGGGCTTCGACCTCTCCTCCGACAGCACCCGCGCCGGGCTCTTCGTGCTCTCGGCCGTGGCGCTGGCGGGGGGGCTGTTGCTGGCGAAATGGATCACCACCTCCAAGCTCGGCAAGGTGCTCGTCGCCGTGCGCGACGCGGAGAGCCGCACCCGCTTCATCGGCTACCGGGTGGAGGGCTACAAGCTCTTCGTCTTCGTGGTCTCGGCGATGATGGCGGGCGTGGCCGGCGCCCTCTACGCGCCGCAGGTGGGCATCATCAACCCCGGCGAATTCTCCCCCGCGAACTCCATCGAGATCGTGATCTGGGTGGCGCTCGGCGGGCGCGGCACGCTGGTGGGGGCTGCCATGGGCGCCATCATCGTGGTGCTGGCGAAGACCCTCCTCACCGGCTGGCTGCCGGAGGCCTGGCTCTACGCGCTGGGGGCACTGTTCATCTTCGTCACCATCTTCCTGCCGCAGGGCGTGCTCGGCGCCATCGAGGGCGGCATGGGCAGGGCACGGCGGCGCACGCCGCCCAAGGAGGCCGAGGCATGA
- the urtE gene encoding urea ABC transporter ATP-binding subunit UrtE → MLNVNRINLHYGAAQALKSVSLAAQKGKVTTVMGRNGVGKTSLMRAIVGRQGISAGSIEWNGRDISRFAPENRARAGIASVPQGREIFPLLTVKENLETGYARLPRRDRHVPDEVFELFPVLREMMGRRGGDLSGGQQQQLAIGRALVTRPELLVLDEPTEGIQPSIIKDIGRAIDFLRGRGDMAIVLVEQFFEFARDLADTYVVMDRGEVVLSGARADMVEADVRRWLTV, encoded by the coding sequence ATGCTGAACGTGAACCGCATCAACCTGCATTACGGCGCCGCACAGGCGCTGAAATCGGTGTCGCTCGCCGCGCAGAAGGGCAAGGTGACCACGGTAATGGGCCGCAACGGCGTGGGCAAGACCTCGCTGATGCGCGCCATCGTCGGGCGGCAGGGCATCTCCGCCGGTTCCATTGAGTGGAACGGCCGCGACATTTCCCGCTTCGCGCCGGAGAATCGGGCCCGCGCCGGCATTGCCTCCGTGCCCCAGGGCCGGGAGATATTTCCGCTGCTCACCGTGAAGGAAAACCTGGAAACCGGCTACGCCCGTCTGCCGCGCCGCGACCGCCACGTGCCCGACGAGGTGTTCGAGCTGTTCCCCGTGCTGCGCGAGATGATGGGGCGGCGCGGCGGCGACCTCTCCGGCGGCCAGCAGCAGCAGCTCGCCATCGGCCGCGCCCTCGTCACCCGCCCCGAACTGCTGGTGCTCGACGAGCCCACCGAGGGCATTCAGCCCTCCATCATCAAGGACATAGGCCGCGCCATCGACTTCCTGCGCGGGCGCGGCGACATGGCCATCGTGCTGGTGGAGCAGTTCTTCGAATTCGCGCGTGACCTCGCCGATACCTACGTGGTGATGGACCGCGGAGAGGTGGTGCTGTCCGGCGCCCGGGCCGACATGGTGGAAGCCGACGTGCGCCGCTGGCTCACCGTCTGA
- the mdoH gene encoding glucans biosynthesis glucosyltransferase MdoH: protein MDDVTHHGALGTSMAAVPPEQPLIMPTQSLHEAPKVRFRQASLLTWVARLITFGGAVALTVFGFQQMMLVFGGQVNSFLQGCLLVLFTVTFGWIALSASAALSSLMRFARRPKRAEGELTLRTALLMPVYSEDAATTCGALLAMGEMIAERGHGDDFEIFILSDTRDPETWLQETTAYAALREKLRGKINVWYRRREKNVAKKAGNLQEFVERWGARYDAMLVFDADSVMDPDTMIEMARRMQAAPNLGILQTVPMLCGGRTLFARLQQFAGCVYGAAIARGTAAWQGNDGNYWGHNALIRVRAFAENCGLPLLPGRLPFGGHVMSHDFVEAALIRRGGWDVRMDPDLEGSWEGSPPSLLDLSVRDRRWAQGNLQHIKVIGAAGLRWPNRAHFGIGIGSYLMSTIWLAMIIVGLALTGQALILQPQYFPQTFQMFPEWPVFDAERMWYLFALSLGMLLLPKALGLLSALLSTRKRRAMGGAIRLTVGALTEVLLSALYAPVLMLLQVSQVAEILMGRDSGWSAQSREGAAMPWSEAFTRHWKHMAIAIVPAIGLAYLAPEQLLWLSPVLVGLLLAAPLSRWSGSPEIGQGLKRLGLLCIPEERRAPEVLTRADSAREAFTPICEVHLRDLVARPGLSDSHAATLILRPQPRGEEHLARLTARAKIEAAESAEEAFSWLDRAETTAVLGSPDLLEALGRFKPA, encoded by the coding sequence ATGGACGACGTGACACATCACGGTGCTCTCGGCACTTCGATGGCAGCGGTCCCGCCCGAACAGCCCCTCATCATGCCCACGCAGTCGCTGCATGAGGCGCCGAAGGTTCGGTTCCGGCAGGCGAGCCTGCTCACCTGGGTGGCCCGGCTCATCACCTTCGGCGGTGCCGTGGCCCTCACCGTCTTCGGCTTCCAGCAGATGATGCTGGTGTTCGGCGGCCAGGTGAATTCCTTCCTGCAGGGCTGCCTGCTGGTGCTGTTCACCGTGACCTTCGGCTGGATCGCGCTGTCGGCCTCCGCGGCGCTGTCGAGCCTGATGCGCTTCGCGCGCCGGCCGAAGCGGGCGGAGGGGGAGCTGACCCTGCGCACCGCGCTGCTGATGCCGGTCTACAGCGAGGATGCCGCGACCACCTGCGGCGCCCTGCTCGCCATGGGCGAGATGATCGCCGAGCGCGGGCATGGCGACGATTTCGAGATCTTCATCCTGTCCGACACCCGCGACCCGGAAACCTGGCTGCAGGAGACCACCGCCTACGCGGCCCTGCGTGAGAAACTGCGCGGCAAGATCAATGTCTGGTACCGCCGGCGTGAGAAGAACGTGGCGAAGAAGGCCGGAAACCTTCAGGAATTCGTGGAGCGCTGGGGCGCGCGCTACGACGCCATGCTGGTGTTCGACGCCGACAGCGTGATGGACCCGGACACGATGATCGAGATGGCGCGCCGCATGCAGGCGGCCCCCAACCTCGGCATCCTGCAGACCGTGCCGATGCTCTGCGGCGGGCGCACGCTGTTCGCCCGGCTGCAGCAGTTCGCCGGTTGCGTCTACGGGGCGGCCATCGCCCGTGGCACCGCCGCCTGGCAGGGCAATGACGGCAATTACTGGGGCCATAACGCGCTCATCCGCGTGCGCGCCTTCGCCGAGAACTGCGGCCTGCCGCTGCTGCCGGGCCGGCTGCCCTTCGGCGGCCATGTGATGAGCCATGATTTCGTGGAGGCCGCCCTCATCCGCCGCGGCGGCTGGGACGTGCGCATGGACCCGGACCTGGAAGGCAGCTGGGAGGGCTCTCCGCCCTCGCTGCTCGACCTCTCCGTGCGTGACCGGCGCTGGGCCCAGGGCAACCTGCAGCACATCAAGGTGATCGGCGCCGCCGGCCTGCGCTGGCCGAACCGGGCGCATTTCGGCATCGGCATCGGCTCGTACCTCATGTCGACGATCTGGCTGGCGATGATCATCGTGGGCCTCGCGCTCACCGGGCAGGCGCTGATCCTGCAGCCGCAGTATTTCCCGCAGACCTTCCAGATGTTCCCGGAATGGCCGGTCTTCGACGCCGAGCGCATGTGGTATCTCTTCGCGCTGTCGCTGGGCATGCTGCTGCTCCCGAAGGCGCTGGGGCTGCTCTCGGCGCTGCTGAGCACGCGCAAGCGCCGGGCGATGGGCGGGGCGATCCGCCTCACGGTGGGCGCGCTCACCGAGGTGCTGCTCTCCGCGCTCTACGCCCCTGTGCTGATGCTGCTGCAGGTGAGCCAGGTGGCCGAGATCCTCATGGGCCGGGATTCCGGCTGGTCCGCGCAGAGCCGCGAGGGTGCCGCCATGCCCTGGTCCGAGGCGTTCACCCGGCACTGGAAGCACATGGCCATCGCCATCGTGCCGGCGATCGGGCTGGCCTATCTCGCGCCAGAGCAGCTGCTCTGGCTGTCCCCGGTGCTGGTGGGGCTGTTGCTGGCCGCCCCCCTGTCGCGCTGGAGCGGCTCACCCGAGATCGGGCAGGGGCTGAAGCGGCTGGGCCTGCTGTGCATTCCCGAGGAGCGCCGCGCGCCGGAGGTGCTGACCCGCGCCGACAGCGCACGTGAGGCCTTCACCCCGATCTGCGAGGTGCATCTGCGCGACCTGGTGGCCCGGCCCGGGCTGAGCGACAGCCATGCCGCCACGCTGATCCTGCGCCCGCAGCCGCGCGGCGAGGAGCATCTCGCCCGGCTGACCGCCCGCGCCAAGATCGAGGCGGCGGAGAGCGCCGAGGAAGCCTTCTCCTGGCTCGACCGGGCCGAGACGACCGCGGTGCTCGGCTCACCGGACCTGCTGGAAGCGCTGGGGCGATTCAAGCCTGCCTGA
- the urtA gene encoding urea ABC transporter substrate-binding protein has translation MKVFKGLAAAVLALAASGAVAQEDTIKVGILHSLSGTMAISETTLKDVMLMLIDEQNKKGGVLGKQLEAVVVDPASDWPLFAEKARELIEGNGVSVVFGCWTSVSRKSVLPVFEQLNSILFYPVQYEGEESQRNVFYTGAAPNQQAIPAVDYLMENESVERWVLAGTDYVYPRTTNKILEAYLQSKGVAPEDIMINYTPFGHSDWQTIVSDIKNFGSAGKKTAVVSTINGDANVPFYKELANQGISAEDIPVVAFSVGEEELAGLDTAPLVGHLAAWNYFMSVDTDANAEFIDAWHAFIKNDDRVTNDPMEAHYIGFNMWVKAVEAAGTTDTDAVIDSLVGVAVPNLTGGYSAMMPNHHITKPVLVGEIQDDGQFDVVWETPGLVPGDAWSDFLPESAVLISDWRAPMSCGNFNTKTGQCGGAAAQ, from the coding sequence ATGAAGGTATTCAAGGGGCTGGCGGCTGCCGTTCTCGCTCTGGCAGCGAGCGGGGCGGTGGCACAGGAAGACACGATCAAGGTGGGGATCCTGCACTCGCTCTCGGGCACGATGGCGATTTCCGAGACGACCCTGAAGGACGTCATGCTGATGCTCATCGACGAGCAGAACAAGAAGGGCGGCGTGCTGGGCAAGCAGCTCGAGGCCGTCGTCGTCGACCCCGCCTCCGACTGGCCGCTCTTCGCCGAGAAGGCGCGCGAGCTGATCGAGGGCAACGGCGTGTCGGTGGTGTTCGGCTGCTGGACCTCCGTGTCGCGCAAGTCCGTCCTGCCGGTGTTCGAGCAGCTGAACTCCATCCTGTTCTACCCGGTCCAGTACGAGGGCGAGGAGAGCCAGCGCAACGTGTTCTACACCGGTGCCGCCCCCAACCAGCAGGCGATCCCGGCCGTCGACTACCTGATGGAGAACGAGAGCGTGGAGCGCTGGGTGCTGGCGGGCACGGACTATGTCTACCCGCGCACCACCAACAAGATCCTGGAAGCCTATCTCCAGTCCAAGGGTGTCGCGCCCGAGGACATCATGATCAACTACACGCCCTTCGGCCATTCCGACTGGCAGACGATCGTGTCCGACATCAAGAACTTCGGCTCCGCCGGCAAGAAGACCGCCGTGGTCTCGACAATCAACGGCGACGCGAACGTGCCCTTCTACAAGGAACTCGCCAACCAGGGCATTTCGGCCGAGGACATCCCGGTCGTGGCCTTCTCGGTGGGTGAGGAGGAGCTGGCCGGTCTGGACACCGCGCCGCTCGTCGGCCATCTCGCGGCCTGGAACTACTTCATGTCTGTGGACACCGACGCGAACGCGGAGTTCATCGACGCCTGGCACGCCTTCATCAAGAACGATGACCGCGTGACCAACGACCCGATGGAGGCCCATTACATCGGCTTCAACATGTGGGTGAAGGCGGTCGAGGCGGCCGGCACCACCGACACCGACGCGGTGATCGACAGCCTCGTGGGCGTGGCGGTTCCCAACCTCACCGGCGGCTATTCCGCGATGATGCCGAACCACCACATCACCAAGCCGGTGCTGGTGGGCGAGATCCAGGACGATGGCCAGTTCGACGTGGTCTGGGAAACGCCGGGCCTGGTGCCGGGCGATGCCTGGTCGGACTTCCTGCCGGAATCCGCGGTGCTGATCTCCGACTGGCGCGCGCCGATGTCCTGCGGGAACTTCAACACCAAGACCGGCCAGTGCGGTGGCGCGGCCGCGCAGTAA
- a CDS encoding ABC transporter substrate-binding protein, with product MILHRLLAVLALLFMASRAVLAEPGVTPDRVVFGQVAALSGPAAALGSGMREGLLAAFEEANRAGGVHGRKVELVSHDDGYEPVRSADQVREAIQGGQIFGLVGSVGTPTAAASQPVATAAGMPYIGPFTGAGFLRNGALDNVINLRASYGAETEAWIAHLVDKLGMKKIAILYQDDGFGRVGLAGVREALARRDMTLVGQGAYVRNTTAVKAALLELRQLRPQAVVMVGAYAPIARFIQVSRTLKFSPIFVTISFVGSDALAQALGDAGEGVIISQVVPFPWDDRLPVVADYHAALVTLNPDAHPGFVTLEGYLVGRLTLAALEQAGPDPTRDGFLSAFRALGQIDLGGLPMHFAPGDNQGLEEVFLTRITAGGGFESISTGPAS from the coding sequence ATGATCCTGCACAGACTGCTCGCAGTGCTCGCGCTGCTGTTCATGGCAAGCCGGGCCGTGCTGGCCGAACCCGGCGTGACGCCGGATCGGGTGGTGTTCGGACAGGTCGCCGCGCTCAGCGGGCCGGCCGCCGCCCTCGGATCCGGGATGCGAGAGGGTCTGCTTGCCGCCTTCGAGGAGGCGAACCGCGCCGGCGGGGTTCACGGCCGCAAGGTCGAACTCGTCTCTCACGATGACGGTTACGAGCCCGTACGCTCCGCCGACCAGGTGCGCGAGGCGATTCAGGGCGGGCAGATCTTCGGCCTCGTCGGCAGCGTCGGAACCCCGACCGCCGCCGCCAGCCAGCCGGTCGCCACCGCGGCGGGCATGCCCTACATCGGCCCGTTCACCGGGGCGGGCTTCCTGCGCAACGGCGCCCTCGACAACGTGATCAACCTGCGCGCCAGTTACGGCGCCGAGACGGAGGCGTGGATCGCCCATCTCGTCGACAAGCTGGGAATGAAGAAGATCGCCATCCTCTATCAGGATGACGGCTTCGGCCGCGTGGGCCTGGCCGGCGTGCGTGAGGCGCTGGCGCGCCGCGACATGACGCTGGTGGGGCAGGGCGCCTACGTACGCAACACCACGGCAGTGAAGGCCGCCCTGCTCGAACTCCGGCAGCTCCGCCCACAGGCCGTGGTGATGGTGGGCGCCTACGCGCCCATCGCCAGGTTCATCCAGGTGTCGCGCACGCTGAAGTTCTCGCCGATCTTCGTCACCATCTCCTTCGTGGGCTCCGACGCACTGGCCCAGGCACTGGGAGACGCGGGGGAGGGCGTGATCATCAGCCAGGTCGTTCCCTTCCCCTGGGATGACAGGTTGCCGGTCGTGGCGGACTATCACGCCGCGCTCGTCACTCTGAACCCGGACGCACACCCGGGCTTCGTGACGCTCGAAGGCTATCTCGTCGGGCGGCTCACGCTCGCGGCCCTCGAGCAGGCAGGGCCCGATCCCACGCGCGACGGCTTCCTCTCCGCCTTTCGCGCACTCGGCCAGATCGACCTTGGCGGCCTGCCGATGCACTTCGCGCCCGGCGACAATCAGGGGCTCGAGGAGGTCTTTCTCACACGCATAACGGCAGGTGGCGGGTTCGAGTCGATCTCCACCGGCCCGGCATCTTGA
- the urtB gene encoding urea ABC transporter permease subunit UrtB, translated as MRHALAPLIALVLVCAASLFQPARAQDFDSLVNALPEGNYTDRGETAAAIAATGDERAVAVLTALLNGDLEQMKADGRIVIMSKRGRDAIATDALTGEEIGTVTSRDTERIRVNNGLRRDLRAAIGVLSLTNPDPEKRRAAAEAGFRSPDAEQIPALEQALARETDGSVRAVMEQALAAAMLMSDRPVEQRLGAIDVLADRGDREAQSILTRYASDPDLGAAAQAAIDEIARVQRLWGIGQDVWYGLSLGSVLLLAAIGLAITFGVMGVINMAHGELVMLGAYTTFVVQEVIRTHLPGLFDWSLLIAAPLAFLVAGAVGVAIERGIVRFLYGRPLETLLATWGVSLILQQAVRTLFGPNNREVGNPEFMSGAFQVGAMTVTWNRMWIIVFALVVFGALMALLKRTPMGLQMRAVTQNRAMAANMGIRTGWVDAMTFGLGAGVAGLAGVALSQIDNVSPNLGQSYIVDSFMVVVFGGAGNLWGALAGAFTLGVVNKFLEPFTGAVLGKIIVLVAIILFIQKRPRGLFALRGRSVEG; from the coding sequence ATGCGCCACGCCCTCGCCCCGCTGATCGCCCTCGTTCTGGTCTGCGCCGCGTCGCTGTTCCAGCCCGCCCGCGCACAGGATTTCGACAGCCTCGTCAACGCTCTCCCCGAGGGCAATTACACCGACCGCGGCGAAACCGCGGCCGCCATCGCCGCAACGGGCGACGAGCGCGCCGTGGCCGTGCTGACCGCGCTGCTCAACGGCGACCTGGAGCAGATGAAGGCCGACGGGCGCATCGTCATCATGTCCAAGCGCGGGCGCGACGCCATTGCCACCGATGCGCTGACCGGCGAGGAGATCGGCACGGTCACCAGCCGCGACACGGAGCGCATCCGGGTGAACAATGGCCTGCGCCGCGACCTGCGCGCCGCCATCGGCGTGCTGTCGCTCACCAACCCGGACCCGGAAAAGCGCCGCGCCGCCGCCGAGGCCGGATTCCGCTCCCCCGATGCGGAGCAGATCCCGGCGCTGGAGCAGGCGCTGGCGAGGGAGACCGACGGCTCCGTGCGCGCGGTGATGGAGCAGGCGCTTGCCGCGGCCATGCTGATGTCGGACCGGCCGGTGGAGCAGCGGCTGGGCGCCATCGACGTGCTGGCCGACCGGGGCGACCGCGAGGCCCAGTCCATCCTCACCCGCTATGCCTCCGACCCGGACCTGGGTGCGGCGGCGCAGGCGGCCATCGACGAGATCGCCCGGGTGCAGCGCCTCTGGGGCATCGGGCAGGACGTGTGGTACGGGCTGTCGCTCGGCTCGGTGCTGCTGCTGGCGGCCATCGGGCTCGCCATCACCTTCGGGGTGATGGGGGTGATCAACATGGCGCATGGCGAGCTCGTCATGCTGGGCGCCTACACCACCTTCGTGGTGCAGGAGGTGATCCGTACCCACCTGCCGGGGCTGTTCGACTGGTCGCTGCTGATCGCGGCCCCGCTCGCCTTCCTGGTGGCCGGTGCGGTGGGCGTGGCCATCGAGCGCGGCATCGTGCGCTTCCTCTATGGCCGTCCGCTGGAGACGCTGCTCGCCACATGGGGCGTGTCGCTCATCCTCCAGCAGGCGGTGCGTACCCTCTTCGGCCCCAACAACCGCGAGGTGGGCAACCCGGAGTTCATGTCCGGCGCCTTCCAGGTGGGGGCGATGACCGTGACCTGGAACCGCATGTGGATCATCGTCTTCGCGCTGGTGGTGTTCGGCGCGCTGATGGCGCTGCTCAAGCGCACGCCGATGGGCCTGCAAATGCGCGCCGTCACCCAGAACCGCGCCATGGCCGCGAACATGGGCATCCGCACCGGATGGGTGGACGCGATGACCTTCGGTCTCGGCGCCGGGGTGGCCGGGCTCGCGGGCGTGGCGCTGAGCCAGATCGACAACGTCTCGCCCAACCTCGGGCAGAGCTACATCGTGGACAGTTTCATGGTGGTGGTCTTCGGAGGGGCGGGAAACCTCTGGGGCGCGCTGGCCGGGGCCTTCACCCTGGGCGTGGTCAACAAGTTCCTCGAGCCGTTCACCGGTGCCGTACTGGGCAAGATCATCGTGCTCGTCGCCATCATCCTGTTCATCCAGAAACGTCCGCGCGGGCTGTTCGCGCTGCGTGGCCGCTCGGTGGAGGGCTGA